One part of the Deltaproteobacteria bacterium genome encodes these proteins:
- a CDS encoding lipoate--protein ligase family protein has product MKPVWRLLDHGPGPADWNMAVDEALLVAHVEDCGPASLRFYHWSAPTLSLGAGQEWPAHLCDQILQALGLDLVRRPTGGRAVLHGGDLTYCLVAGTRDGFPVSTTAIYRRLGLALKAGLKKLGIVVESGAASRSAPSFACFARATPADLTWQGRKFIGSAQLWRGQSFLQHGSIILESQEEIWRRLLSYCRAGSFQLWPMVSLAEILKHPVSLAALKTALLEGFQEVLGVEFRAGELSEREEIRAAARCSRIRLEFSQTLA; this is encoded by the coding sequence ACCGGTCTGGCGCCTGTTAGACCACGGCCCGGGTCCGGCCGACTGGAATATGGCCGTGGACGAGGCCTTGCTGGTAGCGCATGTCGAAGATTGCGGCCCTGCCAGCCTGCGGTTTTATCACTGGTCAGCCCCGACCTTATCTCTGGGAGCGGGGCAGGAATGGCCAGCTCACCTTTGTGACCAGATCCTCCAGGCATTGGGGCTGGACCTAGTCCGGCGGCCGACCGGCGGCCGGGCGGTACTCCACGGCGGCGACCTGACCTATTGCCTGGTGGCCGGAACACGGGATGGGTTCCCAGTTTCGACCACCGCAATCTACCGGCGTCTGGGACTGGCCCTTAAGGCCGGTTTGAAAAAACTGGGCATTGTCGTCGAGTCGGGGGCGGCCTCCCGGTCCGCGCCCTCCTTTGCCTGTTTTGCCCGGGCTACCCCGGCTGACCTCACTTGGCAGGGGAGGAAATTTATCGGCAGCGCTCAGCTTTGGCGAGGCCAATCTTTTCTGCAACACGGCTCCATTATCCTGGAATCCCAGGAAGAAATCTGGCGGCGGCTGCTCTCCTACTGCCGAGCCGGGTCTTTTCAACTCTGGCCCATGGTCTCTTTAGCGGAAATCTTGAAACATCCCGTTTCTCTTGCGGCTCTTAAGACCGCCTTGCTTGAGGGATTTCAGGAAGTTCTGGGGGTAGAATTTAGAGCCGGGGAACTGTCCGAGCGAGAGGAAATCCGGGCGGCGGCCAGATGTTCCCGGATCAGGCTCGAGTTCTCACAAACATTGGCATAA
- a CDS encoding TVP38/TMEM64 family protein encodes MINTRRPLSIALLALTFMVVLGALVYAGWPTLSPYLHACYDFLSCKEKIKDFVASFGPLAPVVFILIQTFQVVAAPIPGEATGFLGGFLFGVFPGFLYSTIGLTLGSTLAFLIGRWLEVHVVAKIVSPETLEKFDFIIERQGTLVAFLLFLFPGFPKDYLCLILGLSPMPIKVFLIIVTLGRMPGTLMLSLQGAQVFQGNYYGSVIILALIIAVALPMYIYREKLYRWLRKLSGPRQSE; translated from the coding sequence GTGATTAATACCCGACGACCTCTATCGATTGCCCTGCTGGCCCTAACTTTTATGGTTGTCCTCGGAGCGCTGGTCTATGCCGGGTGGCCCACCCTGTCGCCCTACCTCCATGCATGCTACGATTTCCTGAGTTGCAAGGAAAAAATCAAGGACTTTGTCGCCTCGTTCGGGCCGCTGGCGCCGGTGGTTTTCATCCTGATTCAGACCTTCCAGGTAGTGGCGGCGCCGATACCGGGGGAGGCCACTGGCTTTCTGGGCGGGTTCCTGTTCGGTGTCTTCCCCGGCTTCCTCTATTCCACCATCGGCCTTACCTTGGGCTCGACCCTGGCCTTTCTGATCGGCCGCTGGCTGGAAGTGCATGTGGTGGCCAAAATCGTCAGCCCCGAGACCCTGGAAAAATTTGACTTTATCATCGAACGGCAAGGCACCCTGGTCGCCTTTCTGCTCTTTCTGTTTCCCGGCTTCCCCAAGGACTATCTTTGTCTGATCCTGGGTCTGAGCCCGATGCCGATCAAGGTCTTCCTGATCATCGTCACGCTCGGGCGGATGCCCGGCACCCTGATGCTGTCGCTGCAGGGAGCCCAGGTCTTCCAAGGGAATTATTATGGCTCGGTGATTATCCTGGCGCTGATCATCGCTGTAGCCCTCCCGATGTATATTTACCGGGAAAAGCTCTATCGCTGGCTCCGCAAGTTAAGCGGGCCGCGGCAATCCGAATGA
- a CDS encoding TIGR01212 family radical SAM protein (This family includes YhcC from E. coli K-12, an uncharacterized radical SAM protein.) encodes MTALPHPTKPYRDLNSYLLSQFGERVQKITLDAGLTCPNRDGRVGTGGCIYCNPRGSGTGAWVQGKSITTQLQEGLARLGRRYQAKKFIAYFQSFCNTYAPLDQLKSLYEEALAFPEVVGLSIGTRPDCLSEEILELLAHYARTHLVWLELGLQSAHDATLRRINRGHDVACFSRAVEQAAGRGLHLLAHVILGLPGEGRAEILATADYLAARPLMGVKIHLLYIIRGTRLEHLYRRGDYQPLTEDKYVSLVVDFLERLPPQMVIHRLTGDPHREELVAPTWCLHKAGVLEGIRQTFAARRSYQGKLWHPENARSSSILAS; translated from the coding sequence ATGACTGCTTTACCCCATCCCACTAAACCCTATCGCGACCTGAACTCTTACCTGTTATCGCAATTCGGCGAACGGGTGCAGAAAATCACCCTCGATGCCGGGTTGACCTGCCCCAACCGCGATGGCCGGGTAGGCACCGGCGGCTGTATCTATTGTAATCCGCGCGGCTCCGGCACCGGCGCTTGGGTTCAAGGCAAAAGCATCACGACTCAGCTTCAGGAAGGCCTGGCGCGGCTGGGGAGGCGCTATCAGGCCAAAAAATTCATTGCCTATTTCCAGAGTTTTTGCAATACCTATGCGCCGCTGGACCAGCTTAAAAGCTTGTATGAGGAAGCCCTGGCCTTCCCCGAAGTCGTCGGTTTGAGTATCGGCACCCGCCCCGATTGCCTGTCAGAAGAGATTCTGGAATTGTTAGCCCATTATGCCCGCACTCACCTGGTGTGGCTGGAACTGGGTCTGCAATCGGCCCATGATGCAACTCTGCGGCGGATCAACCGCGGTCACGATGTCGCCTGTTTTAGCCGGGCGGTGGAGCAGGCGGCGGGGCGCGGGCTGCATCTCCTGGCCCATGTCATCCTGGGGCTGCCCGGCGAGGGCCGGGCCGAGATCTTAGCTACTGCCGATTACTTAGCCGCTCGGCCCCTGATGGGGGTAAAAATTCACCTGCTCTACATCATCCGCGGCACCCGGCTGGAGCACCTCTATCGCCGCGGCGACTATCAGCCGCTCACTGAAGATAAATATGTGTCGCTGGTGGTGGACTTCCTGGAACGCCTGCCGCCGCAGATGGTCATCCATCGGCTCACTGGCGACCCCCACCGGGAAGAATTGGTGGCCCCGACCTGGTGCCTGCATAAGGCGGGGGTCCTGGAGGGCATCCGGCAAACCTTTGCCGCCCGCCGGAGTTATCAGGGGAAGCTCTGGCACCCGGAAAATGCAAGGTCTTCATCAATCCTGGCTTCTTGA
- a CDS encoding 16S rRNA (uracil(1498)-N(3))-methyltransferase, with amino-acid sequence MISNNNHQPLSHQAGRRRFFAPPDQITGSEIRLSASETHHLARVLRLGVGTRVEIFDGQGQEYEAEVMALEAEEARLQIIQKLPDRAVASLSLTLGLALARAETFDLAVRQATEMGVTRLIPFYCERSLVNPAVRQPSRQQRWQRLALETLKSCQRSRLPEIHSPQSFAEVLQCPEAVKIMFWEEKRSQAPGMLLRMTPAPASVRLLIGPEGGFTAAEAEQAQAAGFALLGLGPWRLKVETAALAALAIIQYAWGDLAG; translated from the coding sequence TTGATCTCTAACAATAACCATCAACCGCTATCTCACCAGGCCGGACGGCGGCGGTTTTTTGCCCCTCCGGACCAGATCACCGGCTCCGAAATCCGGCTGTCGGCTTCCGAAACCCACCACCTGGCCCGCGTCCTGCGGCTCGGCGTCGGGACCCGGGTAGAAATTTTTGATGGCCAGGGACAGGAATATGAGGCTGAGGTCATGGCTCTGGAAGCCGAGGAAGCTCGTTTACAGATTATCCAGAAACTACCCGACCGGGCCGTTGCTTCGCTATCTCTGACTCTGGGGCTGGCCCTGGCCCGCGCCGAAACCTTTGACCTGGCAGTAAGGCAAGCCACTGAAATGGGGGTCACCCGGCTGATTCCTTTTTACTGTGAGCGCTCCCTGGTTAATCCGGCAGTTCGGCAGCCCTCTCGCCAGCAGCGCTGGCAGCGGCTGGCCCTGGAAACCCTGAAATCGTGCCAGCGCTCCCGCCTGCCAGAAATCCACTCGCCCCAAAGTTTTGCGGAAGTGCTGCAATGCCCGGAAGCGGTGAAAATTATGTTTTGGGAGGAGAAGCGCTCGCAAGCCCCTGGAATGCTGCTCAGAATGACCCCGGCCCCGGCGTCCGTGCGCCTGCTGATCGGCCCGGAAGGCGGTTTTACCGCGGCCGAGGCCGAGCAGGCCCAGGCCGCGGGTTTCGCGCTGCTCGGTCTGGGGCCTTGGCGGCTGAAAGTGGAGACCGCGGCCCTGGCCGCCCTGGCCATTATTCAATATGCCTGGGGAGATCTGGCCGGATGA
- a CDS encoding 50S ribosomal protein L11 methyltransferase codes for MSTPQWLEIRIEIPERIQEEVSLFLTEWSGRGVILEDDPLASRPAARMGIKVYFPAEEFGPLQEMELQQYLQRLESHGYQIGPVVRRYLVEEDWAHAWQAHFKPRKLTRRIVIRPPWEDYQPAPEEIVLTIYPGMAFGTGRHPTTRLCLQALEEILEQWPSPGTPGWWQALDVGTGTGILALAAARFGARVLAIDIDPEAVAATRKNILLNQLQDRVRAEDLTLDSIRQRFGLILANLTAVDLQSLAESLAGRVQPGGWLIVSGFLQDDVPRLLTQFATQGLALTHTYSQEDWVALVFNRYYY; via the coding sequence ATGTCAACGCCGCAGTGGCTAGAGATTCGCATAGAAATCCCGGAGCGGATTCAGGAAGAGGTGTCTTTATTCCTGACCGAATGGAGCGGCCGTGGGGTTATTCTGGAGGACGACCCTTTGGCATCCAGACCAGCCGCCAGAATGGGCATTAAGGTTTATTTTCCCGCCGAGGAATTCGGTCCGCTCCAGGAAATGGAGTTGCAGCAATATCTGCAGCGCCTGGAGTCGCATGGCTACCAGATCGGCCCGGTAGTCCGGCGCTACCTGGTGGAAGAGGATTGGGCCCATGCCTGGCAGGCGCACTTCAAGCCCCGCAAACTCACCCGGCGCATTGTCATCCGCCCGCCCTGGGAGGATTATCAGCCCGCCCCGGAAGAAATCGTGCTGACCATCTATCCTGGCATGGCTTTTGGCACCGGCCGCCATCCCACTACCAGGTTATGCCTCCAGGCCCTGGAAGAGATTCTGGAACAATGGCCTAGCCCGGGGACGCCAGGCTGGTGGCAGGCCCTGGATGTGGGCACCGGTACCGGCATTTTGGCCCTGGCCGCAGCTCGCTTCGGCGCCCGGGTCCTGGCCATCGATATTGACCCCGAGGCAGTCGCCGCTACCCGGAAAAATATCCTCCTCAATCAGCTTCAGGATCGGGTCCGGGCCGAGGACCTGACGCTAGACTCTATCCGACAGCGCTTCGGGCTGATCCTTGCCAATCTCACCGCGGTTGATCTGCAATCTCTGGCCGAATCGCTGGCCGGACGGGTGCAGCCCGGCGGTTGGCTGATCGTCTCCGGCTTCCTCCAAGACGATGTCCCCCGGCTGCTGACCCAATTCGCCACGCAAGGTTTAGCGCTGACCCACACCTATAGCCAGGAAGATTGGGTGGCTTTGGTCTTTAACAGATATTATTACTAA
- a CDS encoding nucleotide sugar dehydrogenase, producing the protein MPLDLLAKIRNKQALVGIIGLGYVGLPLVLRFAEVGFRVLGFDNDAEKVDFLNQGKSYIKHIPGRGLAELIQPRDGVRRFEATQEMSRLGEPDVLIICVPTPLTAKREPDLRFVDQTTRFIAASLRPNQLISLESTTYPGTTEELLLPLLSSKLKVGQDFYLVFSPEREDPGNPQYQVSTIPKVVGGVTPACLERGVALYAQVVERVIPVSSTQAAEMSKLLENIYRAVNIALVNELKMLCLRMGLDLFEVIEASQTKPFGFQAFYPGPGLGGHCIPIDPFYLTWKAREYDFSTRFIELAGEINSYMPYFVVQRVAEALNHHGKPLKGAEILVLGMAYKKDVDDNRESPAIKIIHLLQREGAVVNYNDPHISRCTGMRNYPGFDMSSVPLSEAVLQRADCILLVTDHSDYDYHWIASQARLIVDTRNAFKGHSGGHIFKA; encoded by the coding sequence ATACCGTTGGATTTGCTTGCTAAAATCAGGAATAAACAGGCGTTGGTGGGTATTATCGGTTTAGGCTATGTGGGCCTGCCCCTGGTATTGCGTTTCGCCGAGGTCGGCTTCCGGGTATTAGGTTTTGATAATGACGCCGAGAAAGTAGACTTTTTGAATCAGGGCAAATCCTATATAAAGCATATTCCGGGCCGCGGATTGGCGGAACTGATTCAACCCCGGGATGGTGTACGGCGATTCGAGGCCACCCAGGAGATGAGCCGCCTGGGAGAGCCGGATGTCCTGATTATCTGCGTTCCTACTCCCTTAACCGCCAAACGGGAGCCGGATCTGCGGTTTGTCGATCAAACCACCAGGTTTATCGCGGCCAGTCTGCGTCCAAACCAACTGATTTCCTTAGAATCCACTACCTATCCGGGCACTACCGAGGAACTGCTGCTGCCCCTACTGAGTAGCAAACTTAAGGTCGGCCAGGATTTTTATCTGGTGTTCTCACCGGAACGGGAAGATCCTGGCAATCCGCAATATCAGGTCAGCACCATTCCCAAAGTAGTCGGCGGGGTGACCCCGGCCTGTCTGGAACGCGGGGTCGCCCTCTATGCCCAGGTAGTGGAGCGGGTCATTCCGGTGTCTTCGACCCAGGCCGCGGAAATGAGCAAGCTATTGGAAAACATTTACCGGGCGGTAAATATTGCTCTGGTCAACGAACTCAAGATGCTCTGTCTGCGCATGGGGCTGGATCTCTTTGAGGTTATTGAGGCCTCCCAAACCAAGCCTTTCGGCTTCCAGGCGTTCTATCCGGGGCCGGGTCTGGGCGGTCATTGCATTCCTATTGATCCTTTTTACCTGACCTGGAAGGCCCGGGAATACGATTTTTCGACCCGCTTTATTGAACTGGCGGGGGAAATAAACAGCTATATGCCCTACTTTGTGGTGCAGAGGGTGGCGGAAGCCCTGAACCACCATGGCAAGCCCCTAAAAGGGGCGGAGATTCTGGTGTTGGGGATGGCCTACAAAAAGGATGTCGATGATAACCGCGAGTCGCCGGCCATTAAGATCATCCATCTTTTGCAGCGGGAGGGGGCGGTGGTGAACTATAATGATCCCCATATTTCCCGCTGCACCGGAATGCGTAATTATCCCGGTTTCGATATGTCCTCAGTGCCTTTAAGCGAGGCTGTCTTGCAACGGGCTGATTGCATTTTATTGGTAACCGATCACTCGGACTACGATTACCACTGGATTGCCTCTCAGGCGCGCCTGATTGTTGACACCCGGAATGCTTTTAAGGGCCATAGCGGGGGCCACATCTTCAAAGCCTGA
- a CDS encoding DegT/DnrJ/EryC1/StrS family aminotransferase has product MHVPLLDLKAQYQAIKEELQAALTEVLESQQFILGPKVEELENQIAAYSGCRYGVGVSSGTDALLISLMALNIGPGDEVVTTPYTFFATAGAIARVGARPVFVDIDPVTFNIDPDKLAQLLAQVRNQGEWRVKALLPVHLFGQCADMQPIMALAQDYGLKVIEDAAQAIGAEYPWPQSDGTVVVKRAGSMGDAGCFSFFPSKNLGGLGDGGMVVTNDPDLYEKLKILRVHGSQPKYYHKIIGGNFRLDALQAAALLVKLRYLDGWTASRQANARRYNELLEGQEVITPTAVYQHFGKKLPHYHIYNQYVVRLDRRDEVKAQLAKAGIGTEIYYPVPLNKQECFAYLGCKDEDFPEAHQAAGRTLALPIYPEVAAEALEKVAEVAIEAIGRC; this is encoded by the coding sequence ATGCACGTGCCACTGCTTGACCTCAAGGCCCAATATCAGGCCATTAAGGAAGAATTACAGGCCGCCCTGACCGAAGTATTGGAGAGTCAGCAGTTCATTCTGGGTCCCAAGGTAGAAGAGCTGGAAAATCAGATTGCCGCTTACAGTGGCTGCCGGTATGGCGTCGGAGTATCCTCCGGTACTGATGCCCTGTTGATCTCTCTGATGGCCCTAAATATCGGCCCGGGTGATGAAGTGGTCACTACCCCTTACACCTTCTTTGCTACCGCCGGGGCTATTGCCCGGGTGGGGGCCAGACCGGTGTTCGTCGACATTGACCCGGTAACCTTTAATATCGACCCGGATAAACTAGCCCAGCTTCTGGCTCAGGTGCGCAATCAGGGCGAGTGGCGGGTAAAGGCTTTGTTGCCGGTGCATCTTTTCGGTCAGTGTGCTGACATGCAGCCCATTATGGCCCTGGCTCAGGACTATGGGCTCAAGGTTATCGAGGACGCGGCCCAGGCCATTGGGGCCGAGTACCCCTGGCCGCAGTCGGACGGCACCGTGGTGGTAAAACGTGCCGGATCCATGGGTGATGCCGGCTGCTTTAGTTTTTTCCCTTCTAAAAATCTGGGTGGGCTGGGAGATGGAGGGATGGTGGTGACCAATGACCCTGATCTCTATGAAAAATTAAAGATTCTCCGGGTGCATGGATCGCAGCCCAAGTATTATCATAAGATCATCGGCGGCAATTTTCGCCTGGATGCCCTCCAGGCCGCGGCCCTGCTGGTCAAATTGAGATATCTGGATGGCTGGACCGCCAGCCGTCAGGCCAATGCCCGACGCTACAATGAGCTGTTAGAGGGCCAGGAAGTCATAACTCCGACGGCAGTTTATCAGCATTTCGGCAAAAAATTACCTCATTATCACATTTATAACCAATATGTGGTGCGCCTAGACCGGCGTGATGAGGTTAAAGCGCAATTAGCCAAAGCAGGGATTGGCACCGAAATCTATTACCCGGTCCCCTTGAATAAGCAGGAATGTTTTGCCTATCTGGGCTGCAAGGACGAGGATTTTCCCGAAGCTCACCAGGCCGCGGGGCGCACTTTGGCCTTACCGATCTATCCAGAGGTTGCCGCCGAGGCACTGGAGAAGGTGGCCGAGGTCGCGATCGAGGCAATAGGCCGCTGCTAA
- a CDS encoding 50S ribosomal protein L11 methyltransferase — translation MSGNPYQYLFIYEIAGEIALGPPLDLKNYLGCWREGTCSYLFFTSKKEVELKAFLGEEQSQRYLSETVINYEDWEAGYPLKPRSIGGFYLCPTWETGSPPPGEQLIWIDPGVAFGSGFHPTTKMCLELINEVYAREDLPKVLDLGTGTGILALACVALGALQVLAVDHNNLAIGTAIKNVQHNRQEHRITLICDDVMKYCGTPADLALANIYYGVLRDLLAQENFLDKKWYIFSGLMGTEVDKLLTQMEPLPLGPEKILDDNFWFAVLARHL, via the coding sequence TTGAGTGGCAATCCTTATCAATATCTGTTCATTTACGAAATTGCTGGTGAGATCGCTTTAGGGCCCCCGTTAGACCTGAAAAACTATTTGGGCTGCTGGCGGGAAGGGACCTGTTCATATCTATTTTTTACCAGTAAAAAGGAAGTCGAGCTGAAAGCATTTTTAGGAGAAGAGCAATCCCAGCGCTATCTTTCCGAAACAGTGATCAACTACGAGGATTGGGAAGCGGGCTATCCGCTGAAACCCCGGAGCATCGGCGGATTTTATCTGTGCCCGACTTGGGAGACGGGTTCCCCACCCCCGGGGGAACAACTGATCTGGATCGATCCAGGGGTAGCCTTTGGTTCCGGGTTCCATCCCACTACCAAGATGTGTCTGGAGTTGATCAATGAGGTTTACGCCCGAGAGGATTTGCCCAAGGTGCTGGATTTGGGCACCGGCACCGGCATTCTGGCCTTGGCCTGTGTGGCCCTGGGAGCGCTGCAGGTTCTGGCGGTAGATCATAATAATCTGGCTATTGGCACTGCCATCAAAAATGTCCAGCATAATCGGCAAGAACACCGCATTACCCTGATCTGTGATGATGTTATGAAGTATTGCGGGACGCCCGCTGATTTGGCGCTGGCCAACATTTACTATGGGGTGCTACGGGACCTCCTGGCCCAAGAAAATTTTTTAGATAAAAAATGGTACATCTTCTCCGGCCTTATGGGTACCGAAGTCGACAAACTGCTGACCCAGATGGAGCCGTTGCCTCTTGGGCCGGAAAAGATTCTGGATGACAACTTCTGGTTTGCAGTCTTAGCCCGCCATCTCTAA
- a CDS encoding methylated-DNA--[protein]-cysteine S-methyltransferase, giving the protein MAIAVKRASPPEIRGTFLETPMGRLEVVFSPQGVQQVIISPKTDNISPSGQGSWNNWKTEVIQGLRDYFAGRLQNFDHLRLDLQGTPFQLRVWEAVRRVPFGATVSYGELARNLGLRKGARAIGGALRANPLPILIPCHRIISADGSLCGFSASLNRKRWLLDHEQSVRRRGPEELPSVYKETN; this is encoded by the coding sequence ATGGCAATTGCGGTAAAACGAGCATCACCGCCCGAGATTCGGGGAACCTTTTTGGAGACTCCAATGGGACGCCTGGAGGTAGTTTTCAGTCCCCAGGGGGTGCAACAGGTGATAATTTCCCCCAAAACTGATAATATCAGCCCAAGTGGGCAGGGTTCTTGGAATAACTGGAAAACTGAGGTGATTCAGGGCTTGCGAGATTATTTTGCCGGCCGCCTTCAGAATTTTGATCACCTGAGACTCGATCTCCAGGGGACGCCATTTCAACTTCGGGTCTGGGAAGCCGTACGGCGGGTACCTTTCGGAGCTACGGTATCATACGGGGAACTGGCCCGTAACCTGGGCCTTCGTAAGGGGGCCCGGGCCATTGGCGGGGCCTTGCGCGCCAATCCGCTGCCGATCCTCATCCCCTGTCACCGGATCATCAGCGCTGATGGCTCCTTATGTGGGTTCAGCGCCAGCCTTAACAGGAAACGCTGGCTCCTGGATCATGAACAGTCCGTTCGGCGCCGCGGCCCCGAAGAGTTGCCCTCAGTCTATAAAGAAACAAACTAG
- the recO gene encoding DNA repair protein RecO, whose product MPARKTAAIVIRSRDYGEADRIVTFLSPEVGRLTALAKGARKSKRRFLNSLESFSRVSLIYTERRNRDLGWVDSCELVGFYPGLRQDLNRLGVAACLSELAGEIVGIQENVPETFATLELALNLLDQGLPPESLLCSFLIRLLVLAGYGPRWQTCLKCQQVPQGQLWFSIDQGGIICAQCTAKAGGRLYHLQAGTWKLLRLAQSLPLEKLSRLRFPPLAQKQCLDLVQGFIRHHGIRELRSFKFLEKISPSEP is encoded by the coding sequence GTGCCGGCTCGCAAAACCGCAGCTATTGTCATTAGATCTCGGGACTATGGGGAAGCCGATCGCATCGTCACCTTTTTAAGCCCCGAGGTCGGCCGCCTGACTGCTCTGGCCAAAGGGGCTCGCAAAAGCAAACGTCGGTTTTTGAACAGTCTGGAGTCCTTTTCCCGGGTCAGCCTGATCTATACCGAACGCCGGAACCGGGACCTTGGGTGGGTTGACAGCTGCGAGTTGGTCGGCTTCTATCCCGGCTTACGGCAGGATCTGAACCGCTTGGGAGTGGCGGCCTGTCTGAGCGAACTGGCCGGAGAAATCGTCGGTATTCAGGAGAATGTGCCGGAGACTTTTGCCACCCTGGAACTTGCCTTGAATCTGTTGGACCAGGGGCTGCCGCCCGAGTCCCTGTTATGCAGTTTTCTGATCCGTCTCTTGGTCCTGGCCGGTTATGGTCCTCGCTGGCAGACTTGCCTGAAGTGTCAGCAAGTGCCCCAAGGACAGCTCTGGTTCAGCATCGACCAGGGCGGCATCATCTGCGCTCAATGCACCGCCAAGGCCGGCGGTCGTCTTTACCATCTGCAGGCCGGAACCTGGAAACTGCTGCGGCTGGCCCAGAGCCTGCCTTTGGAAAAACTTTCCCGACTGCGGTTCCCCCCCCTGGCTCAGAAGCAATGTCTTGACCTGGTGCAAGGCTTCATCCGTCATCATGGGATCCGAGAGCTGCGGTCTTTTAAATTTTTGGAGAAGATCAGCCCATCTGAACCCTGA
- a CDS encoding cation:proton antiporter: MAFSLAVIIVLGLAADYLFRKIKLPGLVGMLIVGILSGPYVFNLLDPAMMAVSADFRKLALIVILLRAGFELRRDTLHRTARPALLMSAVPALFEIFAVIILAPTLLELNWLEAAILGTILGAVSPAVVVPLMINFMERGKGDKKGIPTLILAASSIDDVFVIVIFTILLGVYGGQQINLAWQLAGIPISIVLGIIVGLIPGYILYKLFLRYELAPPRKTILIMGVAIVLTWIEDLAHRYLPIASLLGVMAIGFIILEKEEAIAHIISQKLKKLWVFAELLLFVLVGAEVNIHVAWDAGLAGLAVIGFGLVFRSVATYLCVLGAGLNWKEKLFCVVSYIPKATVQAAIGAIPLEAGVAGGEVILAVAVLSILVTAPIGAIGIMLMGEPILEVEEKSIYRFKPLREKLQLPRVGQRVRHKKHGTIWKIIEEKEIWLEEQTDRGFHLIPAINLRFWKPREGQRLGKGRTMSHNYTANGPSFHEHWEIMPD; the protein is encoded by the coding sequence ATGGCTTTCAGTCTCGCTGTAATCATTGTCTTGGGATTGGCTGCTGATTATCTGTTCCGCAAGATCAAGCTGCCCGGCCTAGTGGGCATGCTGATTGTTGGCATCCTGTCCGGACCTTATGTGTTCAATCTTCTTGACCCGGCCATGATGGCGGTGTCGGCGGATTTTCGCAAACTGGCGCTGATTGTCATTCTGTTGCGGGCCGGTTTTGAACTGCGCCGCGATACCCTGCATCGTACTGCCCGCCCGGCCTTGCTGATGTCGGCAGTGCCGGCCCTGTTTGAGATTTTCGCGGTGATTATCTTGGCTCCGACTTTGCTGGAATTGAACTGGTTGGAAGCCGCCATTTTGGGAACAATCCTGGGTGCCGTGTCTCCGGCCGTCGTCGTGCCTCTGATGATTAATTTTATGGAACGCGGCAAGGGGGACAAAAAAGGCATTCCCACTCTCATTCTGGCCGCCTCTTCCATTGATGATGTCTTTGTGATTGTGATCTTTACCATTCTGCTGGGCGTGTACGGCGGCCAACAAATCAATCTGGCCTGGCAACTGGCCGGTATTCCAATCTCCATTGTCCTGGGGATCATCGTCGGCCTGATTCCCGGCTATATTTTGTATAAACTCTTTCTCAGATACGAGTTGGCGCCCCCCCGGAAGACCATTCTGATCATGGGGGTAGCCATTGTCCTGACGTGGATTGAGGATCTGGCCCATCGTTATCTGCCCATCGCCAGCCTTCTGGGGGTCATGGCCATCGGCTTCATTATTCTCGAAAAAGAGGAGGCCATTGCTCACATCATCTCCCAGAAACTCAAAAAGCTCTGGGTATTCGCCGAATTGTTGCTGTTTGTCCTCGTCGGGGCCGAGGTTAATATTCACGTTGCCTGGGACGCGGGCCTGGCGGGCCTGGCCGTTATTGGTTTTGGCCTGGTCTTTCGCTCTGTCGCTACCTACCTCTGCGTGCTGGGCGCCGGCCTCAACTGGAAAGAAAAACTATTCTGTGTAGTTTCTTATATTCCCAAGGCCACGGTGCAGGCGGCGATCGGGGCCATTCCCTTGGAGGCCGGAGTGGCTGGAGGCGAGGTGATCCTGGCGGTGGCGGTGCTGTCTATTCTGGTTACCGCGCCCATCGGGGCTATCGGCATTATGCTGATGGGAGAGCCGATCCTGGAGGTTGAGGAAAAATCGATTTATCGCTTCAAACCACTGCGGGAAAAGCTGCAATTGCCCCGGGTCGGCCAACGGGTGCGACATAAAAAGCATGGCACGATCTGGAAGATCATTGAGGAAAAAGAGATCTGGCTCGAGGAACAGACTGACCGCGGTTTCCACCTGATCCCGGCCATAAACCTAAGATTTTGGAAACCCCGGGAGGGACAGCGGCTGGGGAAGGGCCGAACCATGAGCCATAATTATACGGCCAACGGTCCTTCTTTTCACGAACACTGGGAAATCATGCCTGATTAA